In the genome of Fusarium poae strain DAOMC 252244 chromosome 1, whole genome shotgun sequence, the window GGTCGTTGCTGTTGGCCCGAATAATTTTCAAGCCGGAAGTAAGGTCCTACGCCTCCGCACTTTTGGAAAAGATGGCAGACCTCAGTTGGGTAACTCGCGCTTGCCTACCAGCTTTGCGAACAATGATCACCCCCATCCCAAGAATGGggacgaagatgacgattCGGATTCTCAAAAGAAGCCTCCCGTTCCAACGGTCGAAGCGGCCCCAGTCCTTGACGGCAACAACGCGTCTACGTCTGATGTCACCGCTACTGTTCCAAGCCAGCGACGAAACACGGTCAACCGACGACACTCACCATCCGTTGCTAGCATGGATCAACCTCAGATCAAACTTCCACCCGTGGATGGCCCGGAGCTGTCACTTGACGAACTGAACCGCCGATTCGAGTCGACCAGGAAGGAAGTCGACGAAATCCTTACCCAGTATGCAAAGGAGGAGGCTGAACTTCAGCAGCAGGAAGAAGAACTCAAACAAGAGAAGGAAGCCAAAAGACAGGCCTTAAAGGAGAAAGAGGAGCAGACTGCGCAGCTGAAGGCCAACGTTCGCACGACCATGGAGCAGATGCGTGCCGCAGAGAAGGAGCGGGCGAAGAAGGAGCAGCAACTAAAGGACAAAGAGAATAAGAAATCCAAAGTCCGAGATACTGCTACCAAGCTTGAGAACGACATAGaaaggatgaagaaggagCGAGAAGGTTTCGAGGCTCAGAAGAAGGAGTTGGCAGCAAAGAGAGATCAGGATGGTCAAGACCTTGACGATTCCAACGCAGAACTGCAGGAAAATTGCGCGGAATTGGAAGCTGAGCTTAAAGAAAAGGGAAAGCAACTCCAGGATCTGAAGGctacccgagaagaactcccTGGTGCCGACGACGAGCAGTGGAAGGAGAACGATATTATCGTACGAAAGGAGTGGGATGCGAGGAGAAAAGAGTTGCATAACCAGCTGGTTGCGGAAACCAAGAAACAACATCATCTGGACCAGCAGATTAGGTATCTTAGGGAAGAACTGCAACATATGGGGCTCTATTACAGCAACCAGCCAGACCCTACTGCTCTGGAGTTCGAGATCTCGGCAGCTCCTCAGGACCCCCGAGATAGTGGAAACTTCGACTCGCTTTCCCACCTCAACTCGCCGCCGCACAACCAGTTCGCACCACCTGACGACTCATTCTCTGGATTCAGTCGCGCAGGGTTCGGCCAAATATTGTTTATGGACCACAATGCGGCAGATAATGCCGACGACCACCAATCAGATGCCGACTTCAGAGCTAATGCCGGACCTCTCAGCCCTACTGCCCATTCTCTTATCCCTTCAGGTATCTTTGACGAGACATTTGAGGATGCTGCAGAGCATCTCCCAAACCAATACTTGCCGGAATCTGTTACAGCTGCAGAAGAGGACAATCCGCAATCACCACTCTCATCGGATGGACGCTCCCTGAACATGTTTTCCAGCCCTCATGGCTCATCTCACAACTTACCCTTTCCCCAGTACAATGACATGGACTCCCAATCGCTCAACATGAACTCATCTCCCCAGCAGCCGCCTCTCCCATCAAGCCACAGACTTTCTAGTTTGTTGTCTAACTTTCAACGCAATAGGGGGCCAAAACCGGCAGATGTCGAAGGACCCGCGATTGGTAGTCTCAAGGCGGGCCAAAGCCAATCATTCCCACGAAGCACTGATGATCATGACATGTCTGGTAACAAGCGCAGAATCAGTTTCTCGTGGATGAACAGGAACTCGGGAGCAGAGCCCAGCAGGTCCAGCATGGGCCCTACATCTAGGCCGTTCTCTGCCCGAAGGCTCAACCCGTTTGCCAGCAGCGCTGGAGCCCTTACGGGAGACAACGAATCCCCAGACTCACGGCCTGCGTCGATCGCATCTACCGATCTTCCTCGACCTTCGACTGACAGTGGCTCTATCTGGAACATTCCCGGTGATTTCTCCACGCTAGCCAAGAACCGAGTTTGGTCGCCGAATGAGGGGCGTTGGTCTTCAAGGAATCCATCTCGCCGGCCTTCACTTGGTGCGGCCCCGACAGCACTCGAAACGACACTTGCAACAGCCAA includes:
- a CDS encoding hypothetical protein (TransMembrane:3 (o6-22i31-50o70-87i)~BUSCO:5962at5125); translated protein: MSWELPVLTTLILSVLGFWWIYSPRASYQKALLYAFLCSLTVLIDTRRLLEYFSPATIEALLDFRIHVLLIHHFKMVLTLGAVVWLLHRSWQTLWKPVPDLINILGVDVPEPPDVSLAGIRSDAATLSWTRPASNRPVQKYTIQVNGVHVGDSPGNEVAITVTGLKPDHFYNIRVVAVGPNNFQAGSKVLRLRTFGKDGRPQLGNSRLPTSFANNDHPHPKNGDEDDDSDSQKKPPVPTVEAAPVLDGNNASTSDVTATVPSQRRNTVNRRHSPSVASMDQPQIKLPPVDGPELSLDELNRRFESTRKEVDEILTQYAKEEAELQQQEEELKQEKEAKRQALKEKEEQTAQLKANVRTTMEQMRAAEKERAKKEQQLKDKENKKSKVRDTATKLENDIERMKKEREGFEAQKKELAAKRDQDGQDLDDSNAELQENCAELEAELKEKGKQLQDLKATREELPGADDEQWKENDIIVRKEWDARRKELHNQLVAETKKQHHLDQQIRYLREELQHMGLYYSNQPDPTALEFEISAAPQDPRDSGNFDSLSHLNSPPHNQFAPPDDSFSGFSRAGFGQILFMDHNAADNADDHQSDADFRANAGPLSPTAHSLIPSGIFDETFEDAAEHLPNQYLPESVTAAEEDNPQSPLSSDGRSLNMFSSPHGSSHNLPFPQYNDMDSQSLNMNSSPQQPPLPSSHRLSSLLSNFQRNRGPKPADVEGPAIGSLKAGQSQSFPRSTDDHDMSGNKRRISFSWMNRNSGAEPSRSSMGPTSRPFSARRLNPFASSAGALTGDNESPDSRPASIASTDLPRPSTDSGSIWNIPGDFSTLAKNRVWSPNEGRWSSRNPSRRPSLGAAPTALETTLATANDEILDDDDLLNPQTSPSQVGVIGSRPPSHRASMNRNLNPAAPTFRTPSFFSRRDRDASPDRGSKGKEKRGKSKEGRSKGMEALTPTIEVPPNPDDSPTSPRMSRDAHSVHTQNSVSESHESLDLGMTASNSTTDNNTASHKDADSSVVKKLFRKGSSSKFSTLSSRLSKDSVLFKKGPGSSTFSEKNMSAEHRSSIGDADDLEEDMAQLGRSYDSMTSSPSIGQGSFRSKDAPKEGRMGTWRFSMKKKNKEPAAKEKESMENDGLADE